TTCCATACTGGGACAGACCAAGATCCACCCTACAATATGGGGTCAAAAagccaaaataaattattttagccCTTAAAAAAAGAGAACTGATTCTTGAACGGATTTGCATGCTCCCTGGTTAGAACCTGTCCAATTGAAAACTATTGATGTGTTTTCTATCTGTCAAGGAAAAGTGGAAAACAAATAGCCCTTTTGCCTTCTAAGAAGATTGAACATATGACAATGTTGGTGCCACTAATGTACAAGTTATATTGATGTTCTGTATGTACATGGAACCTGTATTGATTTGTTGTTGTTAACAATTTAATGCTGTAGGGAACAAAGGCATTTTGTAGTGGTGGTGACCAGGCGTTGAGAACCAAGGATGGTTATGCTGATTATGAAAAATTTGGTCGTCTAAATGTTTTAGATTTGCAGGTATATGGTTTACCCTGAAATAATTTATCCTCTTGACTCTATTTAGTGCTTGCATAAGTCCCTTGAGGCCTTGCCCTCCAACCAAAACTTGGTTGAGCATGATTCTCCATGATTACCCCTAAATATTGCTTCCAGTTGTAACCTTTGAgccttgaaaaagaaaaatcaaacgcTTCATGGCCAGtcttctaattttttgttatttttatgtttcttgttTAATCATTACCAGGTACAGATTCGTCGTCTTCCAAAGCCAGTGATAGCAATGGTATACTCAGCTTAATTCAACTTTGCATCTAGTCTTAGTCCTATCTTCATGGACTCTTGGTGTAACTGAGTTGTGTACCTTATGatatttaactttaaaaataaaaaatcagtgTACTTCAGGGTTCCTTATTATGAGGTTAACAGTTCCTAACCATCAGACTTGCTACCTATTAATTACTTTGTTCACGCCTATCCTTAAAACAGGTGGCAGGTTATGCTGTTGGAGGAGGACATGTGTTACACATGGTTTGCGATCTAACCATTGCAGCAGATAATGCTATTTTTGGTCAAACTGGTCCTAAGGTAGTTTTATCCTTTTCCCTAATGTTCTGAAATCTCAATTATAGATTGGTGTGCTAGAACTAATCTCACAAGAGATATGTTATTGGGAGCCACTCAGCTGCTTAATTTGTAACATCTTTTAAAGGATGGCATACTAGAACTTCAAACCTCACAAGttgttttttcctcttttacaCCACCAAATGTCACTTAATGTTAGTAAATAACTATTGTTCTAATGCTGTGCTCCTTATTTTGTCATTGGATTACTTATAATTTTATGCATATGGCAGGTTGGAAGCTTTGATGCTGGTTATGGAAGTTCCATTATGTCTCGTTTGGTAAGACATTAAAGGTGAAGACACCTAATATTTGAATGTTACTTGCATCACAGTTCTCTCTTTGATCAGTACATGGTCACAGAGGTCTACTGGATGTGTGGTGGATTTAATTAAGtgagttatttttatattttaaagttttataacTTGCACATAAAATTTTGCTAAACAGATTGGTCCTAAAAGAGCACGTGAAATGTGGTTTTTGGCAAGGTTCTATACAGCttctgaagcagataaaatgGGACTTGTAAACGTTGTTGTACCGGTGAGTTCATTTCCGTCTAGGAGAACCTGAAAATTGTTGAGGTACAACATCATTACCTCAACAGTACGATGCCTTTTCTCATGATTTACatggattttgttttataatGCATCTGGGATGCTGGAACTatacataaagaaaaatcatgTAGTCATTTCAACCATTGTCAATAAACACAGTTAAAGTTCTGAATTTCAACTTTCTTTCCAGCTGGAGAGATTAGAGCAAGAAACGATTAAATGGTGTCGAGAGATCCTAAGAAACAGCCCAACTGCAATTCGGGTGCTCAAAGCGGCTCTTAATGCAGTTGATGATGGCCATGCTGGACTTCAGGTACCTTTAATATCCATTCATCAGGTTAGTTGTAATTGCCTGCTAACTTTTATAGCCACATTGGCAATACTATTACTTAAGCGAGGGTTGCTATAGCCCAGAATGCTTGAGACCTGTATCCTGTGATGCTTGCGCAATTTCACTTCCCTTTTTCTTATCAGAAAATCTTATTACATACTCCCCTTTGAAATCttgtttttaaaacacaattttagtCCATATGGCAATTTATGTATGGTGTGTGAATAATAAGAAATGTGTGACTATCAGTgctctttttattattgttgtttccTTATATATTTCAGCTAATATGTTCTTCCATTGCAGGAAGTTGGTGGAAATGCTACACTCCTATTTTATGGCACCGAGGAAGGTAATGAGGGGAAGACAGCTTATATGGAACGTAGAGCCCCTGATTTCTCTAAATTTCCTCGAAGACCTTAGGTGCTGTTGTGTTGTGAAGTGGAGGTTCTTTGGTTGGAACATGAcagaaatctatatatatatatacacatgtacGTATGTATGCAGAGGTCTCGTGTTGGAGAGCATAAGTTTGTGGCATGTGGCATGTGGCATGTGACACATTTCTTAAAACTTTCTTTATTTAGGCTTCTACTTCAACAAAAATtgcatttatatcaaaatatttgttcatcaaataaaacaatagagtaaatgcatatattaattatctatagttgtgtattaattatttttattaaatgaatttatatgattatatttataaactctatataagaaataatttttaattggaataataacaaatttagaatatgacattATTTCTCATGTTTAGTTACTTTGACAGCAATTGACacaaaagccataaaaaattaaatatttgtgtgtgtgtgtgtgtggggaaCTAACATTGTAGTATTTATTCTATgtaattagaaaaattaaatatatttattatgttatagtaattatttgtaaacataatgaaattttaatatcatttttctaatatttaaatgaaacaattgaaaatttcaccatgtgagaaacaattgatttgaaatatggtatTCTTGCTCacatttagttatttttggaacaattgaaacaatgtctaacaaaaaggaaaaataaataaataaatatagtaatacacaatcaagaatgtaaaaaaaaaaaaatatatatatatatatatatatttgcatttttagTAAGCATAAAA
The sequence above is drawn from the Castanea sativa cultivar Marrone di Chiusa Pesio chromosome 5, ASM4071231v1 genome and encodes:
- the LOC142634221 gene encoding 1,4-dihydroxy-2-naphthoyl-CoA synthase, peroxisomal-like; the protein is MADTAEKDYNTVKRRVACVTNHLIPLHHHHLPPITTTGGNSNVELCNAASINDSYHRIHGEVPTHDVEWKLASDCESGNEFHFTDIIYEKAVGEGIAKITINRPERRNAFRPLTIKELSRAFDDARDDSSVGVIILTGKGTKAFCSGGDQALRTKDGYADYEKFGRLNVLDLQVQIRRLPKPVIAMVAGYAVGGGHVLHMVCDLTIAADNAIFGQTGPKVGSFDAGYGSSIMSRLIGPKRAREMWFLARFYTASEADKMGLVNVVVPLERLEQETIKWCREILRNSPTAIRVLKAALNAVDDGHAGLQEVGGNATLLFYGTEEGNEGKTAYMERRAPDFSKFPRRP